The following DNA comes from Spirulina major PCC 6313.
GCACCACGATTTTTATGTTTGAGATAGCGAATCGTGGGGAATTGCTCAAGATAGGGATTGATCACGTCGAAGGTGCGATCGCTGCTCCCATCATCCACAATGATTAATTCCCAATCCTGAAACGTCTGGGCAATCACACTCTCAATACATCGCGTCAGGTGTTCCGCTCGATTATAGGTGCAGATAATCACACTAATTTCCGGCTGAATATCAAAAAAAATTGAACTCATATTCATCTAATCCTAAAATTCAAAATATTCTCACTCCTCACTCCTCACTCCCCAATCATCGTTTCTGTGCAATCACACAAAGATCTTCAAGGGGGCGATTGTGGGTGAACGGAATTTCCGTCCAGGGGTCGAGGAGATCAAGGCGCTTGAAATTTTTCAAACTATCCACTTGGTTAAATTGATAAGCTAGCCCCGCATAGTCATAGCACCACTTATGAACCTGGCCGGGAATTTCTGCGGGGGCGTAGCCTGTTTGATGGGCGTGGATCGAAAAAATAAAGCTAGCGGGGGCATCGTCCGGGACTCTGAGTTTGGCATAGTCGGAGAAGAATTTCATGTAGCGGTAGCGGTTTAAATATCCGCTGACATGGATGCGCAAATCGGGGACGGTCATTAATAAATACCCGTCGGGTTTTAATAATTGGGCGCAAAACTGGAGCAGGGTTACACCATCTTCATATCCAAAATGTTCAAATACATGTTGCATCCGCACGAGATCGAATTGGCCAAAATTATCAGGGTTGAGGCGGTCTAAATGGTCTAAGTCTGCATAGAAATACTGCTCAGAAAATTCAGCCGAAATCGTATCCACAGGGAACATATTCATACACATAAATCCTTCAGAAAACGAGTCAGGAGTGCCGCCAATATCGAGCCAACGGGTGCGCCCGGTTTGGAGGAGATGCTGTTTGAGTTGACTGTTTCGACGGAGGCCACATTGTTGCAATGTGTTGAGCAGTTGATATTTGAGCCATGCGGCTTGTACGACCATAAATTGGCACTCCTGGGGATAAATGGGGGGGATTAGGCGAGGGATTGCCACAGGGCCGATCGCATCACATCCACGGGGACGGGTTGACCAAGCCATTGTTGCAGGGCGATCGCGCCTTGTTGGACGAGCATTTCTGTGCCGTCGATGATTGTCGCGCCGTGGGCTTGGGCGAGGGTGAGGAATTGGGTGGGGCGGGGGGTATAGATCAAGTCGTAGGCGATCGCCCCCGCTGGCAATTGGGTGATTAAGGCTGGATCAAGGGGCGATCGCTCCGTCTCTGGTTCCATGCCGACGGGGGTAGTGTTGATTAACAGCGTTGTGTGGGGGATCAGGGTGGGTAAGCTGTCCCAGGTGTAGACCTGCAAGTGATCCGCGAGGGGGGTGAGTTGCCAACTGGCATGGAACGCCGCCACTTTTTCAGGATCGCGCCCGACGACGTGAATCGCCGGGCAGCCCAATTCGGCACAGCCCGCCACCACGGCCCGACAGGCTCCACCATTGCCAAGAATGACCGGTGTGACCTTTGACCAGTCCCGATCTAAGGCCTGCAACGGGGCGATAAACCCCGCCGCATCGGTATTTGTGCCATGCCACGCTTCGCCATCCCGCCAGACGGTATTCACCGCGCCGATCTGTTGGGCGACGGGGGTAATTGTTGCCAGGAGGGGGATGATCGTTTGTTTGTGGGGGAGGGTGACGCTGAAGCCCCGCAGGCCGATCGCGGCGAGGCCGGGGAGGGCGATCGCAAGATGATCGGGGGCGATGGGCAGGGGGAGATAGATCAGATTTTGACCCAGGGCAGCGATCGCAGCATTGTGCATCGCGGGGGAGCGAGAATGCTCCACGGGATGGCCAATGACACCGAGAAGCTGTGTTTTACCATTGAGATGCTGCATAGAATTGACGGGAAACTGTGTCATAATCCTTCAAGCAGCATTGTATTGTAGAAAACTTCATGACATCTAGTGCCTCATCGGAGCAGGTTGGTAATTCGCGGCGACTTCTGGTCACAGGGGGCGCAGGGTTTATTGGTAGTAATTTTGTCTATCAGTGGAGCGAAACCTATCCGGATGATCGGATTGTGGTCTTGGATGCGCTGACCTATGCCGGACATCGGCAGACCTTGGCTCCGTTGGATGAAACCCCCAATTTTCGGTTTGTGCAAGGGAATATTTGCGATCGCGCCCTCCTAGAAAAACTCCTCGTCGAAGAACAGATCGACACGATCGCCCATTTTGCCGCCGAGTCCCATGTGGATCGCTCCATCCTCAGCCCGGACACCTTCATTCAAACCAACATCGTTGGTACATTTACCCTCCTCGATACCTTTCGCCTCCATTGGCAACGGGCCAAAGGGGCGGGGGTAAATTGCGATCGCTGGCTCTTTCTCCATGTGTCCACCGATGAAGTCTACGGCAGTTTAGGCGATCGTGACCCTGCGTTTTCAGAAACCAGCCTCTATTCTCCCAACAGCCCCTACGCCGCCTCCAAAGCCGGGAGCGATCACTTGGTGCATTCCTATCACCACACCTACGGCCTGCCCATAGTAATCAGCAACTGCTCCAACAACTACGGCCCCTACCATTTCCCCGAAAAACTGATCCCCCTCACTTGCATCAACATCCTCCTAGGCAAACCGATTCCGGTCTACGGCGATGGGAAAAATATCCGGGATTGGCTGTATGTAGAAGACCATTGCCGGGCCTTAGAAGTCTTAATTCGCAAAGGAAAACGCGGTCAGCATTACAACATTGGCGGCAATAATGAAGTGCGCAATATTGAATTGGTAAATATTCTCTGTCAATTGATGGACGAACTTGCCCCCAATCTGCCCGTGCGCCCCTCCCGCGAGTTGATCACGATGGTGAGCGATCGCCCCGGCCACGATCGCCGCTACGCCGTCAACGCCCGCAAACTCTCAATCCAACTCGGCTGGAGTCCCACCACCTCCATCGAAGACGGACTGCGGCAAACCGTGCGCTGGTATTTAGAGCATCCGGACTGGTGGCAGCCCTTGCTATCCTCGGACTATCAGCAGTTTTATCAACAACTTTATGGCAACGCCGCCGCCTCCTAGCCGGATTCCCCCTCAAGTTTTTCTCTGGATCGCCGTGCTGATTTTTGGCGCATCGGGAGCCGTCACCCGTCGCCTCAGCGAATTGGGGGCAAGTCTCGCCACGATGGGCCATAATCCGATTTCCCTCTGTAATGTGCTGTTTGTGGGCAATCTCTGCGCCTTGGGGGTGCTGCTTGTGTTGTATGGAAAAGAATTGCAACCCCAACGTTTAAGCCAATTAACGGGGGGCGATTGGGGTTTGTTAGCAGCGATCGCGCTGCTCTCCGGTGCGCTCGCGCCGGGTCTCGTCTTTGATGCCTTGGCAAATACGCCCGTGAATAATGTGATTTTGATTGGTCGCCTTGAGCCGCCGTTGGTTTTGGCGTTATCGGTGTGGGCGTTGGGGGAAGGGGTGAACCGTTGGCAGGTAATGGGGGCGGTGGTGTCCCTGGTGGGGATTGTGCTCACGGTGGCGTTGCAGGGGTTCGGCGGCGAAATGGCGGGGGTGGAGTTGAGCTTGGGGCGGGGGGAATTGTTTACAGCGATCGCGGCTGTGGCCGTAGCGATTTCCACCATTTTGACGAAAAAACAATCCTCACGGGTCACATTGGGGGTGAATAGCATCGTGCGCACTGCGATCGGCACGAGTTTATTTTTCCTCCTCGCCCTCATCCTCTACGGCCAAAACCATTTTATGGAACTGTTCACCCCGTTCCTCTGGCAATGGATGCTACTCTACGGCACGGTGATTGTCGTGGTGGGTCAATCGGCCTGGGTAGCTGGGCTACGGCAGAGCAGCGCCGCCACCGCCTCCCTCGTGGGTTCGTTCACCCCGATCGCCGGGATCATCGCCGCCTATTTAATTTTGGGAGAAGCGCCGACACCGCCCCAAATTATTGGAGGTGCGATCGTAATTGCGGGTTTGGTTCTCAGTCAAATCGGCACTCAAAAAAGTTTGCGCCGTGCCTCGAATTCTGAACCCCTCAGCCCCAGTGAAATCGAAGCCGAAATGGGCTTTCGCGGCGTTTAGCCTGGATGATTGATGACACTCAAAATCGCTGAGACAATCGATTCTAGCCAGTAGCGGACAAGATGCCCGCACCACGGCTCGGAACGCAGTACAACCGTAGTGCAGGCATCTTGCCTGCTTGATGAATAATTCAGGGTTAATAACTCAGCCGCTCAATTAGCCGTTGAAACGCTCTAACGTCAAGCGATAGCGGTACAGCGTCACGGGGCGATCGCCCGCCTGAAAATAATCCGGATCTTGGGGGGAGAGATAAATCGCCGTGACTTGCTCGGCCGTGATGCGATCGCGGCTCTCGTGATGATACGCCGTCGTCGTTTCCACCCGATTCACATACACCTGCCCACTGCGCCGCAACACCTGATTCGTCACCTCGCAGGTGAGGAATTGATCCGGCGTGGGGGGTTCTTGACGGCGGGCGGTGACGGTGTTGATCAGTTGGCTGCCGTCGCGGAAGGTGGTGGTTTGGCGGTTGGGATTGTGGGGATCGGTGCGGACTTGGGGGGCAGCAGCGGGGCCAAGATAGGCGATCGCAATTTCGCGGCCGTTAAAGGTGCGATCGGCCACGACCTGGGGCGCAAGGTTGAGGGGGAATGTGGTTAAAATTTGGGGCTGAAACCGA
Coding sequences within:
- a CDS encoding methyltransferase domain-containing protein — translated: MVVQAAWLKYQLLNTLQQCGLRRNSQLKQHLLQTGRTRWLDIGGTPDSFSEGFMCMNMFPVDTISAEFSEQYFYADLDHLDRLNPDNFGQFDLVRMQHVFEHFGYEDGVTLLQFCAQLLKPDGYLLMTVPDLRIHVSGYLNRYRYMKFFSDYAKLRVPDDAPASFIFSIHAHQTGYAPAEIPGQVHKWCYDYAGLAYQFNQVDSLKNFKRLDLLDPWTEIPFTHNRPLEDLCVIAQKR
- a CDS encoding shikimate dehydrogenase; protein product: MQHLNGKTQLLGVIGHPVEHSRSPAMHNAAIAALGQNLIYLPLPIAPDHLAIALPGLAAIGLRGFSVTLPHKQTIIPLLATITPVAQQIGAVNTVWRDGEAWHGTNTDAAGFIAPLQALDRDWSKVTPVILGNGGACRAVVAGCAELGCPAIHVVGRDPEKVAAFHASWQLTPLADHLQVYTWDSLPTLIPHTTLLINTTPVGMEPETERSPLDPALITQLPAGAIAYDLIYTPRPTQFLTLAQAHGATIIDGTEMLVQQGAIALQQWLGQPVPVDVMRSALWQSLA
- the rfbB gene encoding dTDP-glucose 4,6-dehydratase, encoding MTSSASSEQVGNSRRLLVTGGAGFIGSNFVYQWSETYPDDRIVVLDALTYAGHRQTLAPLDETPNFRFVQGNICDRALLEKLLVEEQIDTIAHFAAESHVDRSILSPDTFIQTNIVGTFTLLDTFRLHWQRAKGAGVNCDRWLFLHVSTDEVYGSLGDRDPAFSETSLYSPNSPYAASKAGSDHLVHSYHHTYGLPIVISNCSNNYGPYHFPEKLIPLTCINILLGKPIPVYGDGKNIRDWLYVEDHCRALEVLIRKGKRGQHYNIGGNNEVRNIELVNILCQLMDELAPNLPVRPSRELITMVSDRPGHDRRYAVNARKLSIQLGWSPTTSIEDGLRQTVRWYLEHPDWWQPLLSSDYQQFYQQLYGNAAAS
- a CDS encoding DMT family transporter is translated as MATPPPPSRIPPQVFLWIAVLIFGASGAVTRRLSELGASLATMGHNPISLCNVLFVGNLCALGVLLVLYGKELQPQRLSQLTGGDWGLLAAIALLSGALAPGLVFDALANTPVNNVILIGRLEPPLVLALSVWALGEGVNRWQVMGAVVSLVGIVLTVALQGFGGEMAGVELSLGRGELFTAIAAVAVAISTILTKKQSSRVTLGVNSIVRTAIGTSLFFLLALILYGQNHFMELFTPFLWQWMLLYGTVIVVVGQSAWVAGLRQSSAATASLVGSFTPIAGIIAAYLILGEAPTPPQIIGGAIVIAGLVLSQIGTQKSLRRASNSEPLSPSEIEAEMGFRGV
- a CDS encoding DUF6816 family protein; the protein is MHSAEFGAGLAMGAIVKLLWGLIVLGAIALPAGASPLGDRLAAYPDWTTLPPVQPAQGDLIYPDWMAGTWAVNSPLVEAIAPFAPEIVTPGFEQNRQAIDQPVRFRVRFQPQILTTFPLNLAPQVVADRTFNGREIAIAYLGPAAAPQVRTDPHNPNRQTTTFRDGSQLINTVTARRQEPPTPDQFLTCEVTNQVLRRSGQVYVNRVETTTAYHHESRDRITAEQVTAIYLSPQDPDYFQAGDRPVTLYRYRLTLERFNG